A window of the Hordeum vulgare subsp. vulgare chromosome 5H, MorexV3_pseudomolecules_assembly, whole genome shotgun sequence genome harbors these coding sequences:
- the LOC123398592 gene encoding protein disulfide-isomerase LQY1, chloroplastic, translating into MPAIACGACAAAFPSSSAHARSPPPPSGGFRRLVSPTPGRLGHRLAAPMASTVDSPGSSSDFAKRMDRAWLISKQPRPTSCSSCQSTGDVECRWCAGTGFFILGNNMLCEVPSKNTRCVICSGKGFSRCTDCKGTGFRAKWLEEPPVDK; encoded by the exons ATGCCGGCGATCGCCTGCGGCGCCTGCGCGGctgccttcccctcctcctccgcccacGCCCGCAGCCCCCCACCGCCTTCTGGGGGCTTCCGGAGGCTCGTCTCGCCCACCCCCGGGCGGCTAGGGCACCGGCTCGCCGCTCCCATGGCCTCCACCGTCGACTCGCCCGGCAGCTCCTCCGACTTCGCCAAGCGCATGGACCGCGCCTGGCTCATCTCCAAG CAACCAAGACCAACTTCTTGTTCGTCTTGTCAATCCACTGGTGATGTGGAGTGCAGGTGGTGTGCAGGCACAGGATTCTTTATCCTTGGCAACAATATGTTGTGTGAAGTACCCTCCAAAAATACAAGATGCGTGATTTGCTCTGGAAAG GGCTTTTCACGTTGCACTGATTGCAAAGGAACTGGGTTTCGCGCCAAGTGGCTTGAAGAGCCCCCTGTTGACAAATGA
- the LOC123396839 gene encoding NAD(P)H-quinone oxidoreductase subunit S, chloroplastic-like: MAPAPTTPSFLRPPPLHPHRIRLPAPPPSASFRLSEILGGRDLCNGEVGIRKELLSPTPPSPPSSTPSGDSSSGSAESNPPSVDADAFEKEMMGLTGGFPRGEVGLKDFVAKNPPPPPKRAQTDRKAS, translated from the coding sequence ATGGCGCCCGCGCCCACCACCCCCTCCTTCCTTCGGCCCCCGCCGCTGCATCCCCATCGCATCCGCctgcccgcccctcctccctccgCGTCCTTCCGCCTCTCTGAAATCCTCGGTGGCCGCGACCTCTGCAACGGCGAGGTCGGCATCCGCAAGGAGCTCCTTTCGCCCACCCCGCCCTCACCTCCTTCGTCCACGCCCTCGGGAGACTCCTCGTCAGGAAGCGCCGAGTCGAACCCGCCGTCGGTGGACGCGGACGCGTTCGAGAAGGAGATGATGGGCCTCACGGGCGGCTTCCCCCGCGGCGAGGTCGGGCTCAAGGACTTCGTCGCCAAGaacccgcctcctcctcccaagAGAGCCCAGACGGACAGGAAAGCGTCC